One genomic segment of Occultella kanbiaonis includes these proteins:
- a CDS encoding sugar phosphate isomerase/epimerase family protein has protein sequence MAKIGVQAMMLKGKVSELGAYDTLARIGDIGYHAVEVSQIPMDEANVAEMARARTELGIEFGALSTALDAGPEGSADALTSEFDKIVADAEALGATNLRIGMLPLALLESLDQVLDFCRRSDEQALRLAEHGISLYYHNHHIEFMKFDGRSLLDIINETAPNMRLELDVHWVQRGGNDPVRTLRKYADRADLVHLKDYRIGAIAPEAFKALAEGDRGAFMKAFSEVVQFAEVGEGTLDFKSIVEQSVANGVKYMFVEQDQLYGRDVFDALKTSHDNLVDLGFADLF, from the coding sequence ATGGCCAAGATCGGCGTCCAGGCGATGATGCTCAAGGGCAAGGTCAGTGAGCTCGGCGCGTATGACACGCTCGCGCGTATCGGCGACATCGGCTACCACGCCGTCGAGGTGTCCCAGATCCCGATGGACGAGGCGAACGTGGCCGAGATGGCCCGTGCCCGCACGGAACTGGGTATCGAGTTCGGCGCCCTCTCCACGGCGCTCGACGCGGGACCGGAGGGCTCCGCGGACGCCCTCACCTCGGAGTTCGACAAGATCGTCGCCGACGCCGAGGCCCTCGGCGCGACCAATCTGCGCATCGGGATGCTGCCGTTGGCCCTGCTGGAGTCGCTGGATCAGGTGCTCGACTTCTGCCGCCGCTCCGATGAGCAGGCGCTCAGGCTGGCCGAGCACGGCATCAGCCTGTACTACCACAACCACCACATCGAGTTCATGAAGTTCGACGGCCGGAGCCTGCTGGACATCATCAACGAGACCGCCCCGAACATGCGGCTCGAACTCGACGTGCACTGGGTCCAGCGCGGCGGCAACGACCCGGTCCGCACGCTGCGCAAGTATGCGGACCGCGCGGACCTGGTGCACCTCAAGGACTACCGCATCGGCGCGATCGCACCGGAGGCGTTCAAGGCGCTCGCCGAGGGCGACCGGGGCGCGTTCATGAAGGCCTTCAGCGAGGTCGTGCAGTTCGCCGAGGTGGGCGAGGGCACCCTCGACTTCAAGTCGATCGTCGAGCAGTCGGTCGCCAACGGCGTGAAGTACATGTTCGTGGAGCAGGACCAGTTGTACGGCCGGGACGTCTTCGACGCGTTGAAGACCTCCCACGACAACCTCGTCGACCTCGGCTTCGCCGACCTCTTCTGA
- a CDS encoding SURF1 family protein, whose protein sequence is MHASAGFSDWLRAATRPRLIGIFVLLVAGALLCIRLGAWQLDRAQIRGDQAAAVEAAERESAPPVPMETVVAPQTPFTQTMVGQRVTVTGTYLPEDQFLVPDRELDGQTGYLVVTALRVEAGDGAAPAILPVVRGWVSEPDAAHLDVPSGPVELTGYLGGPDPAQAGIAVGAATGDEIEAVSPAALANVWGTPIFSGQFVLEVQEPAAGADLRPYGAPVIEGGGLNIQNLAYAAEWWIFGGFALVLWWRMVRDEVRHLRAERGESPAGTESEVIGTT, encoded by the coding sequence GTGCACGCGTCCGCTGGGTTCTCCGACTGGCTGCGGGCGGCCACCCGCCCCCGCCTGATCGGCATCTTCGTGCTGCTCGTGGCGGGTGCGCTGCTGTGCATCCGGCTCGGCGCCTGGCAGCTGGACCGCGCCCAGATCCGGGGTGACCAGGCCGCCGCCGTCGAGGCCGCCGAGCGCGAGAGCGCGCCCCCGGTGCCGATGGAGACCGTGGTCGCGCCGCAGACACCGTTCACCCAGACGATGGTGGGTCAGCGGGTCACCGTCACCGGCACCTATCTCCCCGAGGATCAGTTCCTCGTCCCCGACCGCGAGCTGGACGGGCAGACCGGCTACCTGGTGGTGACCGCGCTCCGGGTCGAAGCCGGTGACGGCGCCGCGCCCGCCATCCTGCCGGTGGTGCGCGGCTGGGTGAGCGAGCCCGACGCCGCCCACCTCGACGTGCCGAGCGGGCCGGTCGAGCTGACCGGCTACCTCGGTGGACCGGACCCGGCCCAGGCGGGCATCGCCGTCGGGGCTGCGACCGGCGACGAGATCGAGGCCGTCAGTCCGGCGGCCCTCGCGAACGTGTGGGGCACACCGATCTTCTCCGGGCAGTTCGTCCTGGAGGTCCAGGAGCCCGCCGCCGGGGCGGACCTGCGGCCGTACGGAGCCCCGGTGATCGAGGGCGGCGGATTGAACATCCAGAACCTCGCGTACGCGGCCGAGTGGTGGATCTTCGGCGGCTTCGCCCTGGTGCTCTGGTGGCGGATGGTCCGCGACGAGGTCCGCCACCTCCGCGCCGAACGCGGCGAGAGCCCCGCCGGCACCGAGTCCGAGGTCATCGGAACCACCTGA
- the pta gene encoding phosphate acetyltransferase, whose amino-acid sequence MVTNVYVTSPEGHTGKSSVALGLVELFVRRVKRVGVFRPVARGDEGRDSVLELLLAHDGVDLTYEESVGVTYEDVHADADAALTTIVHKYREVERQCEVVVIVGSDYTDVAGPTELAFNARIAANLGSAVVLVTSAVDRSPEDVRSMVDLSIAELNAAHARVVAVVANRADPAQLAAVEATLADLPLPAWVMPDVPLLSAPSVRDLLIAVDGTLAAGDDELLDREAEELIVGGMTMEHILDRITDGAVVIVPGDRSEVLLAMVAAHAAESFPSLAGLILNGGYEPTAQIARLVAGLGQRLPIVTTRYGTFGTASRVAKTRGLLSTGSQRKLDVARATFESAVDGDRLLDAVDVPRSEVVTPLMFEYDLIERARSARKHVVLPEGSDDRILRAASTLLARDVAQLTLLGDEQAVRARASELGLDLTGAAVLSPQDSELRERFAQEYARLRAHKGMTAERAREIVTDVSYFGTLMVHLGLADGMVSGAQHTTAHTIKPSFEIIKTVPGVSVVSSVFFMCLEDKVLVYGDCAVNPDPTAEQLADIAVSSAATAAQFGVDPRVAMLSYSTGESGSGADVDKVRTATELVRERAGDLVVEGPIQYDAAVDASVAKTKLPDSEVAGRATVFIFPDLNTGNNTYKAVQRSAGAVAVGPVLQGLNKPVNDLSRGALVQDIVNTVAITAIQAQGAAL is encoded by the coding sequence ATGGTGACGAATGTGTACGTGACCTCCCCCGAGGGGCACACCGGGAAGTCCTCGGTGGCGCTCGGGCTGGTCGAGCTGTTCGTCCGGCGGGTCAAACGGGTCGGGGTGTTCCGGCCGGTGGCCCGCGGGGACGAGGGGCGCGACTCGGTGCTCGAGCTCCTGCTCGCGCACGACGGCGTCGACCTCACCTACGAGGAGTCGGTCGGCGTCACGTACGAGGACGTGCACGCCGACGCGGACGCCGCCCTGACCACCATCGTGCACAAGTACCGCGAGGTGGAGCGCCAGTGCGAGGTGGTGGTGATCGTCGGCTCGGACTACACCGATGTCGCCGGGCCGACGGAACTCGCGTTCAACGCACGCATCGCCGCGAACCTTGGCTCCGCCGTCGTGCTCGTCACCTCGGCCGTCGACCGCTCCCCGGAGGACGTGCGCTCGATGGTGGACCTGTCCATCGCCGAGCTGAACGCCGCGCACGCCCGGGTGGTGGCCGTGGTCGCCAACCGAGCCGACCCGGCGCAGCTCGCGGCCGTCGAGGCGACACTGGCGGACCTGCCGCTGCCCGCCTGGGTGATGCCGGACGTGCCGCTGTTGTCCGCGCCGAGCGTGCGGGACCTGCTCATCGCGGTCGACGGCACCCTCGCCGCCGGCGACGACGAGCTGCTCGACCGGGAGGCCGAGGAACTCATCGTCGGCGGGATGACGATGGAGCACATCCTCGACCGCATCACGGACGGGGCCGTGGTCATCGTGCCCGGCGACCGCTCCGAGGTGCTGCTGGCCATGGTCGCCGCGCACGCCGCCGAGAGCTTCCCGTCGCTGGCCGGGCTGATCCTCAACGGCGGCTACGAGCCCACCGCCCAGATCGCCCGGCTGGTGGCCGGACTCGGGCAACGGCTGCCGATCGTGACCACCCGGTACGGCACGTTCGGGACCGCGAGCCGGGTCGCGAAGACCCGCGGGCTGTTGTCCACCGGTTCCCAACGCAAGCTCGACGTCGCCCGCGCGACGTTCGAGTCCGCCGTCGACGGTGACCGCCTGCTCGACGCCGTCGACGTGCCGCGCAGCGAGGTCGTCACGCCCCTGATGTTCGAGTACGACCTCATCGAACGGGCCAGGTCCGCCCGCAAGCACGTGGTGCTCCCGGAGGGCTCGGACGACCGGATCCTGCGGGCCGCAAGCACCCTGCTCGCCCGAGACGTGGCCCAGCTGACCCTGCTCGGCGACGAGCAGGCCGTGCGGGCCCGCGCGAGCGAGCTCGGTCTCGATCTGACCGGGGCCGCGGTCCTGTCCCCCCAGGACTCCGAGCTGCGGGAGCGGTTCGCGCAGGAGTACGCGCGGCTGCGCGCCCACAAGGGCATGACGGCGGAACGAGCCCGGGAGATCGTCACCGACGTCTCCTACTTCGGCACCCTGATGGTGCACCTCGGCCTGGCGGACGGCATGGTCTCCGGCGCGCAGCACACCACCGCGCACACGATCAAGCCATCGTTCGAGATCATCAAGACGGTGCCCGGGGTCTCCGTGGTGTCCTCGGTGTTCTTCATGTGCCTTGAGGACAAGGTGCTCGTGTACGGCGACTGCGCCGTGAACCCGGACCCGACCGCCGAGCAGCTCGCGGACATCGCGGTCTCCTCCGCCGCCACGGCCGCGCAGTTCGGGGTGGACCCACGCGTGGCCATGCTGTCCTACTCGACCGGGGAGTCCGGTTCCGGTGCGGACGTGGACAAGGTGCGCACCGCCACCGAACTCGTCCGCGAGCGCGCCGGCGACCTCGTGGTGGAGGGTCCGATCCAGTACGACGCCGCCGTGGACGCCTCCGTCGCGAAGACGAAGCTGCCGGACTCGGAGGTCGCGGGCCGGGCCACCGTGTTCATCTTCCCGGACCTCAACACCGGCAACAACACCTACAAGGCGGTGCAGCGCTCCGCCGGTGCCGTCGCCGTCGGACCGGTCCTGCAGGGCCTGAACAAGCCGGTCAACGACCTGTCCCGTGGCGCCCTCGTGCAGGACATCGTCAACACCGTCGCCATCACCGCCATCCAGGCCCAAGGAGCCGCCCTGTGA
- a CDS encoding Nramp family divalent metal transporter — protein MSVTNTGGSHVTSDIVDPYALDPRDIQDPPATVRGRVRFLGPGMITSAAVVGSGELLTATTLGAQAGFVLLWLVLVSTFLKVWVQIELGRWSISTGKVAVTGYNEVPPRIAGRGWMAWLVLLMFIQFFTSQAGVISAAAFAFSSLLPIGGDPYSLLSIGTWVAILVVIAIGIHVWNRYTIVEGVSTILVVLVTTFAVVIVFLILGTEFSWSLADLGEGMRFQIALGSMGVALSMFGLTGVGAGEVTAYTYWCVEKGYAAWSGRNDGSEAWARRARGWIKVMKMDAWVAWGVYTVSTAAFYILGAAVLHPQGLVPEGDEVMTTISSIFSTAVGQWGATVFLIGAGVALFKTIIANVPSLGRQVGNTLAVFGAFEWNDQGQRDRWMRGIMILLPILWGLLGTVVSSPLALVILAGILNAVFLMGVAASTVYLSHRQTDPLVKDGRAFTVMLLISAAAIFFVGIVGLINLL, from the coding sequence ATGAGCGTCACGAACACCGGCGGGAGCCACGTCACGTCCGACATCGTGGATCCGTACGCACTGGATCCCCGGGACATCCAGGACCCACCCGCCACGGTCCGCGGCCGGGTGAGGTTCCTCGGTCCGGGCATGATCACCTCTGCGGCCGTGGTCGGCTCCGGCGAGCTCCTGACCGCGACGACGTTGGGGGCGCAGGCGGGGTTCGTCCTGCTCTGGCTGGTCCTGGTCTCCACGTTCCTCAAGGTGTGGGTACAGATCGAGCTCGGCCGCTGGTCCATCTCCACCGGCAAGGTCGCGGTGACGGGCTACAACGAGGTTCCGCCCAGGATCGCGGGGCGGGGCTGGATGGCCTGGCTCGTGCTGCTGATGTTCATCCAGTTCTTCACCAGCCAGGCCGGGGTCATCAGCGCGGCCGCGTTCGCATTCTCCTCACTGCTGCCCATCGGTGGTGACCCCTACTCCCTGCTGTCGATCGGCACCTGGGTGGCGATTCTTGTCGTCATCGCGATCGGGATCCACGTGTGGAACCGGTACACGATCGTCGAGGGCGTCTCCACGATCCTCGTCGTGCTCGTCACCACGTTCGCCGTGGTGATCGTGTTCCTCATCCTCGGCACCGAGTTCTCCTGGAGTCTCGCCGACCTGGGCGAGGGCATGCGGTTCCAGATAGCGCTCGGTTCGATGGGCGTCGCCCTGTCCATGTTCGGCCTGACCGGCGTCGGCGCCGGCGAGGTCACCGCTTACACCTACTGGTGCGTCGAGAAGGGCTATGCAGCCTGGTCGGGCAGGAACGACGGCTCCGAGGCCTGGGCCAGGCGCGCGCGGGGGTGGATCAAGGTCATGAAGATGGACGCGTGGGTGGCCTGGGGCGTGTACACGGTCTCGACCGCGGCGTTCTACATCCTCGGCGCCGCCGTCCTGCACCCGCAGGGGCTCGTCCCCGAGGGCGACGAGGTCATGACCACGATCTCGAGCATCTTCTCGACGGCCGTCGGACAGTGGGGCGCCACCGTGTTCCTGATCGGCGCCGGCGTCGCCCTCTTCAAGACGATCATCGCGAATGTCCCCAGCCTCGGCCGGCAGGTGGGAAACACGCTGGCGGTGTTCGGCGCCTTCGAGTGGAACGATCAGGGCCAACGTGACCGCTGGATGCGGGGCATCATGATCCTGCTGCCGATCCTCTGGGGCCTGCTCGGGACGGTCGTGTCCTCGCCGCTCGCCCTGGTCATCCTCGCCGGGATCCTGAACGCGGTCTTCCTGATGGGCGTCGCGGCATCGACCGTCTACCTGTCGCACCGACAGACCGATCCGCTGGTCAAGGACGGTAGGGCGTTCACCGTGATGCTCCTCATCTCCGCCGCGGCGATCTTCTTCGTCGGCATCGTGGGCCTGATCAACCTCCTCTGA
- a CDS encoding acetate kinase: MSTNVLVINSGSSSLKYQVVDAETGAASAVGLVERIGQASGALTHSVGEDKHHLELPVPDHTVAMEAMADAFAEHGPSLAQAGLVAVGHRVVQGGARFGGSVLIDDEVVAIIGDLSDLAPLHNPPNLDGIRAARASFPELPHVAVFDTAFHLTMPDHAATYAIDREVAAAHRIRRYGAHGTSHQYVAREAAAFLGIAREESNLIVLHLGNGASVTAVRDGISVDTSMGLTPLEGLVMGTRTGDIDPAVVFHLSRTAGMSIDEIDNLMNRRSGMLGLTGMVDMRDIGDAVDAGDEAATLAMEVYCYRLRKYIGAYTAVLGRVDAIVFTAGIGENSDTVRAGALKGLEPLGIHLDETANTARADGIRRISGAGSPVTVLVVPTNEEFEIARESVAVVGS; encoded by the coding sequence GTGAGCACGAACGTCCTCGTCATCAACTCCGGATCGTCGTCCCTGAAGTACCAGGTGGTCGACGCCGAGACCGGGGCCGCGAGCGCCGTCGGGCTCGTGGAGCGGATCGGCCAGGCGTCCGGTGCGCTCACGCACTCGGTGGGCGAGGACAAGCACCACCTCGAACTGCCGGTCCCGGACCACACGGTCGCGATGGAGGCGATGGCCGACGCGTTCGCCGAGCACGGGCCCTCGCTCGCCCAGGCCGGGCTGGTCGCGGTGGGGCACCGCGTGGTCCAGGGCGGGGCCAGGTTCGGCGGCTCCGTGCTGATCGACGACGAGGTGGTCGCGATCATCGGGGACCTCTCCGACCTCGCGCCGCTGCACAACCCGCCCAACCTCGACGGCATCCGGGCCGCCCGGGCATCCTTCCCGGAGCTGCCGCACGTGGCGGTGTTCGACACCGCGTTCCATCTGACCATGCCCGATCACGCGGCGACCTACGCGATCGACCGGGAGGTCGCCGCGGCGCACCGGATCCGGCGCTACGGCGCGCACGGCACGTCCCACCAGTATGTCGCGCGGGAGGCGGCGGCCTTCCTCGGCATCGCCCGCGAGGAGTCGAACCTGATCGTGCTGCACCTGGGCAACGGGGCGTCGGTGACCGCCGTGCGGGACGGGATCTCGGTGGACACCTCGATGGGCCTCACGCCCCTCGAGGGTCTCGTGATGGGGACCCGCACCGGCGACATCGACCCGGCCGTCGTGTTCCACCTGTCCCGGACCGCCGGCATGAGCATCGACGAGATCGACAACCTGATGAACCGCCGGTCCGGGATGCTCGGACTCACCGGCATGGTGGACATGCGCGACATCGGCGACGCCGTGGACGCCGGGGACGAGGCTGCGACGCTCGCGATGGAGGTGTACTGCTACCGGCTGCGCAAGTACATCGGCGCCTACACCGCGGTCCTCGGACGTGTGGATGCGATCGTGTTCACCGCCGGGATCGGGGAGAACAGCGACACCGTCCGCGCCGGGGCGCTCAAGGGTCTGGAGCCGCTCGGCATCCACCTGGACGAGACCGCGAACACGGCCCGCGCCGACGGCATCCGGCGCATCAGCGGCGCGGGCTCGCCCGTGACCGTGCTCGTGGTGCCCACCAACGAGGAGTTCGAGATCGCGCGCGAGTCGGTCGCGGTCGTCGGCAGCTGA
- a CDS encoding class II fumarate hydratase yields the protein MTQDATEYRIEHDTMGEVRVPRDAKYRAQTQRAVENFAISGTGISRHHIAALAQIKRAAATANAELGVLDQARADAIRAAADRVIAGEFDAHFPIDVFQTGSGTSSNMNANEVIATLATEAGTEVHPNDHVNASQSSNDVFPASIHIAATEAVITELLPGLEVLATSLEAKATEFADVVKAGRTHLMDATPVMLGQEFGGYAQQIRNGIARVTSALPRLAELPLGGTAVGTGINTPAGFPQRVIALAAENTGLPLTEAPNHFEAQSAQDSLVETSGQLRTVAVSLVKICNDLRWMGSGPRAGIGEIALPDLQPGSSIMPGKVNPVIPEATLMVAAQVIGNDAAIAFAGASGTFELNVMLPVLARNLLESINLLANASRALATKCVDGITANVERARELAESSPSIVTPLNRIIGYEAAAKIAKHSVAQGLTIRQAVEDLGYVERGEVTPEQLDAALDVASMTHP from the coding sequence ATGACGCAGGACGCGACCGAATACCGCATCGAGCACGACACGATGGGGGAGGTGCGGGTACCAAGGGACGCCAAGTACCGCGCCCAGACCCAGCGTGCGGTGGAGAACTTCGCGATCTCCGGCACCGGGATCTCCCGTCACCACATCGCCGCGCTGGCCCAGATCAAGCGTGCGGCCGCGACGGCGAACGCCGAGCTCGGCGTGCTCGACCAGGCACGGGCGGATGCGATCCGGGCTGCCGCGGACCGGGTCATCGCCGGCGAGTTCGACGCGCACTTCCCGATCGACGTGTTCCAGACCGGTTCGGGGACGTCGTCGAACATGAACGCCAACGAGGTCATCGCCACGCTCGCCACCGAGGCGGGCACCGAGGTGCACCCGAACGACCACGTGAACGCGTCGCAGTCCTCCAACGACGTGTTCCCCGCCTCGATCCACATCGCCGCCACCGAGGCCGTGATCACCGAGCTCCTGCCCGGCCTTGAGGTCCTCGCAACCTCCCTCGAGGCGAAGGCGACCGAGTTCGCCGACGTCGTCAAGGCGGGCCGCACGCACCTGATGGACGCCACACCCGTGATGCTCGGCCAGGAGTTCGGCGGCTACGCCCAACAGATCCGCAACGGGATCGCCCGGGTGACCTCCGCCCTGCCCAGGCTGGCCGAACTGCCCCTCGGAGGAACCGCCGTCGGCACCGGCATCAACACGCCGGCGGGCTTCCCGCAGCGCGTGATCGCCCTGGCCGCCGAGAACACCGGGCTACCCCTGACCGAGGCACCGAACCACTTCGAGGCGCAGAGCGCGCAGGACTCGCTGGTGGAGACCTCCGGCCAGCTGCGCACGGTCGCGGTCTCGCTCGTGAAGATCTGCAACGACCTGCGGTGGATGGGTTCCGGCCCCCGCGCCGGCATCGGCGAGATCGCACTGCCGGACCTACAGCCAGGGTCCTCGATCATGCCGGGCAAGGTGAACCCGGTGATCCCGGAGGCCACCCTGATGGTCGCCGCCCAGGTGATCGGCAACGACGCAGCCATCGCGTTCGCCGGGGCCAGCGGCACCTTCGAGCTGAATGTGATGCTGCCGGTGCTGGCCAGGAACCTGCTCGAGTCGATCAACCTGCTCGCGAACGCCTCCCGGGCCCTGGCCACGAAGTGCGTTGACGGGATCACCGCGAACGTCGAGCGGGCCCGCGAACTGGCCGAGTCCTCGCCGTCGATCGTGACCCCGCTGAACCGGATCATCGGGTACGAGGCGGCGGCGAAGATCGCCAAGCACTCGGTGGCCCAGGGCCTCACGATCCGCCAGGCCGTGGAGGACCTCGGCTATGTGGAGCGCGGCGAGGTGACGCCGGAGCAACTCGACGCGGCGCTGGACGTCGCCTCGATGACCCACCCCTAA
- a CDS encoding phosphoketolase family protein has translation MSVTSSVTSDAESRPPSTPTGPWLHRPVADLDAATLNALDRWWRAANYLSVGQIYLLANPLLRTPLSRDDVKPRLLGHWGTTPGLNFVYAHLNRVIAERGQSTIYLTGPGHGGPGLVANSYLEGSYTETYPDITADAEGMRRLFRQFSFPGGIPSHVAPETPGSIHEGGELGYVLSHAYGAAFDNPDLLVTAVVGDGEAETGPLATSWHSNKFVNPALDGVVLPILHLNGYKIANPTVLARIPDDELLSLMRGYGHKPHLFVGGFDGEDPAAAHARFAALLDEVFNEIAEIKASAAAGNTSRPTWPMIILRTPKGWTCPPVIDGKQVEDSWRSHQVPLASARDTPEHLEVLHDWLTSYGAEELFDDDGAPASDIAALAPAGDLRMSANPHANGGLLLRDLRMPDYTEFAVDVPAPGAAIAEPTKVLGQWLTEVIRRNPDNFRIFGPDETASNRLQAVYEVTDKQWNAGYLESDSDDHLARAGRVMEMLSEHQCQGWLEGYLLTGRHGLFNCYEAFIHIVDSMFNQHAKWLDVTRDIPWRRPIASLNYLLSSHVWRQDHNGFSHQDPGFIDHVMNKKSEIVRVYLPPDANTLLSTYDHCLRSRDYVNVVVSGKQPGPQFLTMDEAIAHCTRGLGIWEWAGTEAPGEDPDVVLGCAGDVPTLEVLAAADLLRRHLPDLRVRVVNVVDLMRLQDEREHPHGLSDRDFSTYFTDTKPVIFAYHGYPWLLHRLTYRRTGHANLHVRGYKEEGTTTTPFDMVMLNDLDRYHLVMDVIDRVPGLGSKAAGLRQEMSDARLRARRYTREHGDDIPEVRDWVWPDAGDTGTAEGGPARSATATTAGDNE, from the coding sequence ATGTCCGTCACGTCATCCGTCACTTCCGATGCAGAATCCCGCCCACCGTCGACGCCGACGGGTCCATGGCTGCACCGACCGGTCGCCGATCTCGACGCCGCGACCCTGAACGCGCTGGACCGGTGGTGGCGGGCGGCGAACTACCTGTCCGTCGGACAGATCTACCTGCTCGCGAACCCGCTGCTGCGGACCCCGCTGTCGCGCGATGACGTCAAGCCGCGGCTGCTCGGCCACTGGGGCACCACCCCGGGCCTGAACTTCGTCTACGCCCATCTGAACCGGGTGATCGCCGAGCGCGGTCAGTCCACCATCTACCTCACCGGCCCCGGTCACGGCGGGCCCGGCCTGGTCGCGAACTCCTATCTGGAAGGCTCCTACACCGAGACCTACCCGGACATCACCGCCGACGCGGAGGGCATGCGCCGGCTGTTCCGGCAGTTCTCCTTCCCCGGTGGCATCCCCTCGCACGTGGCGCCGGAGACCCCCGGTTCCATCCACGAGGGCGGCGAGCTGGGCTACGTGCTCTCGCACGCCTACGGGGCCGCGTTCGACAACCCGGACCTGCTGGTCACGGCCGTCGTCGGCGACGGCGAGGCGGAGACCGGGCCGCTGGCCACCAGCTGGCACTCGAACAAGTTCGTCAACCCCGCCCTGGACGGGGTGGTCCTGCCGATCCTGCACCTGAACGGGTACAAGATCGCCAACCCGACGGTGCTGGCCCGCATCCCCGACGACGAGCTGCTCAGCCTGATGCGCGGGTACGGCCACAAGCCCCACCTGTTCGTCGGCGGCTTCGACGGCGAGGACCCGGCGGCCGCGCACGCCCGGTTCGCGGCGCTGCTCGACGAGGTGTTCAACGAGATCGCCGAGATCAAGGCGTCGGCGGCCGCCGGCAACACCAGCCGCCCCACCTGGCCGATGATCATCCTGCGCACCCCGAAGGGCTGGACCTGCCCGCCGGTCATCGACGGCAAGCAGGTCGAGGACTCCTGGCGCTCCCACCAGGTGCCGCTGGCCAGCGCCCGGGACACCCCCGAGCACCTCGAGGTCCTGCACGACTGGCTCACGTCCTACGGCGCGGAGGAGCTCTTCGACGACGACGGCGCCCCGGCCTCCGACATCGCCGCGCTCGCACCCGCGGGCGACCTGCGGATGAGCGCGAACCCCCACGCCAACGGCGGCCTGCTGCTCCGCGACCTGCGGATGCCCGACTACACCGAGTTCGCCGTCGACGTGCCCGCCCCCGGCGCCGCGATCGCCGAGCCCACGAAGGTGCTCGGGCAGTGGCTGACGGAGGTGATCCGGCGCAACCCGGACAACTTCCGCATCTTCGGCCCGGACGAGACCGCCTCGAACCGGCTCCAGGCCGTCTACGAGGTCACGGACAAGCAGTGGAACGCGGGCTATCTCGAGTCCGACTCCGACGACCACCTCGCCCGGGCCGGGCGGGTCATGGAGATGCTCTCCGAGCACCAGTGCCAGGGCTGGCTCGAGGGCTACCTGCTCACCGGGCGGCACGGCCTGTTCAACTGCTACGAGGCGTTCATCCACATCGTCGACTCGATGTTCAACCAGCACGCCAAGTGGCTGGACGTGACCCGGGACATCCCGTGGCGGCGCCCGATCGCGAGCCTGAACTACCTGCTCTCCTCGCACGTGTGGCGGCAGGACCACAACGGGTTCTCCCACCAGGACCCGGGCTTCATCGACCATGTGATGAACAAGAAGTCCGAGATCGTCCGGGTCTACCTGCCGCCGGACGCCAACACGCTCCTGTCCACCTACGACCACTGCCTGCGCAGCCGCGACTACGTGAACGTGGTGGTCTCGGGCAAGCAGCCCGGACCGCAGTTCCTGACCATGGACGAGGCCATCGCACACTGCACCCGCGGCCTCGGCATCTGGGAGTGGGCCGGCACCGAGGCGCCCGGCGAGGACCCGGACGTGGTGCTCGGCTGCGCCGGGGACGTCCCGACCCTCGAGGTGCTGGCCGCGGCGGACCTGCTCCGCAGGCACCTGCCCGACCTGAGGGTCCGCGTCGTCAACGTGGTGGATCTGATGCGCCTGCAGGACGAACGCGAGCACCCGCACGGCCTGTCCGACCGGGACTTCAGCACCTACTTCACCGACACCAAGCCGGTCATCTTCGCCTACCACGGCTACCCGTGGCTGCTGCACCGGCTCACCTACCGCCGCACCGGCCACGCGAACCTGCACGTGCGCGGCTACAAGGAGGAGGGCACCACCACCACGCCGTTCGACATGGTGATGCTCAACGACCTGGACCGCTACCACCTCGTCATGGACGTCATCGACCGGGTGCCGGGCCTGGGGTCGAAGGCCGCCGGGCTGCGCCAGGAGATGTCAGACGCGCGCCTGCGCGCCCGGCGGTACACCCGCGAGCACGGCGACGACATCCCCGAGGTGCGGGACTGGGTGTGGCCGGACGCCGGCGACACCGGCACCGCCGAGGGTGGCCCCGCACGCAGCGCCACCGCGACCACCGCGGGAGACAACGAGTAA